CCTGAGGATAGTTTCTCTAAGGATTTTTGAGTGTTAGTATTGTTAAAGCTTAACTGACGATATGTGTTTAACGCAGCAATATTATGGTTAATTCTCATTTATGCCCCTGTTACCTGCTCCGATAACAGGGTTACACCTCCTTGTTAATTTAAAATTACGGCAGTTTGCCGCTGGGGAGAGGTTGACTTCCGTTCCAACTCTCCCGCTTTTAGATCACTACTATGCCCCTTGGGCTTGTCCCGGCATTTCCAGCAATTCCGAACGCACAATATCCACGCCATGGGGGGCCTGGATACCGATTTTGACGGTGTTGCCGATTACCTCCAGGACCACTACTTTGATTTCTTTGTTAATA
This region of Desulforamulus ferrireducens genomic DNA includes:
- a CDS encoding carbon storage regulator encodes the protein MLVLTRKESQSVVINKEIKVVVLEVIGNTVKIGIQAPHGVDIVRSELLEMPGQAQGA